The Microbacterium paraoxydans genome includes a window with the following:
- a CDS encoding ABC transporter permease: MTVPTTAANTAPDGSAVVSGMPETATLRTPPTGTPPRKTFWSQLAQAFAMFRNPKSIAGLLILGAFVLIAIFAPWIAPYGPTQKDRTALRQPPSWEHWLGTTHMGEDVLSQIIYGTRGVIVVGFLAAFIATIIAITIGVIAGYVRGWKSESLSALTNVFLVIPGIPLIIIIIASQFENPPLIVIAAVLGITEWAWGARVLRAQTMSLRNRDFIQAARANGEPLRRIITVEMLPNLMALIASSFVGTVTAAILGLTTLAFIGVIPVSNLNWGTILFWAQQNGAFPRLWWWYVPAGLCIAIIGVALSLINFGIDEYVNPRLRSAGERARAMKKKGLNVNDAVTAVRSVPLPKKAPDPVSSATSPGASGTTDSANTATPHTNQNTK, translated from the coding sequence ATGACTGTTCCCACCACCGCAGCGAACACAGCGCCGGACGGATCGGCCGTCGTCTCCGGCATGCCCGAGACCGCCACGTTGCGCACCCCGCCGACCGGGACGCCGCCCCGCAAGACCTTCTGGTCGCAGCTCGCGCAGGCGTTCGCGATGTTCCGCAACCCCAAGTCGATCGCCGGCCTCCTCATCCTCGGGGCGTTCGTGCTCATCGCGATCTTCGCCCCGTGGATCGCCCCGTACGGACCGACCCAGAAGGACCGCACGGCGCTGCGTCAGCCGCCATCCTGGGAGCACTGGCTGGGCACGACGCACATGGGTGAGGACGTGCTGAGCCAGATCATCTACGGCACCCGCGGGGTGATCGTCGTCGGCTTCCTCGCGGCGTTCATCGCCACGATCATCGCGATCACGATCGGTGTGATCGCCGGCTACGTGCGCGGCTGGAAGAGCGAATCGCTGTCGGCGCTGACCAACGTGTTCCTGGTGATCCCCGGCATCCCGCTGATCATCATCATCATCGCCTCGCAGTTCGAGAACCCGCCGCTGATCGTGATCGCCGCGGTGCTCGGGATCACCGAGTGGGCGTGGGGCGCCCGGGTGCTGCGCGCGCAGACCATGTCGTTGCGCAACCGCGACTTCATCCAGGCCGCCCGCGCGAACGGCGAGCCGCTGCGCCGCATCATCACGGTCGAGATGCTCCCGAACCTCATGGCGCTCATCGCCTCGAGCTTCGTCGGCACCGTAACGGCAGCCATCCTCGGTCTCACGACCCTGGCCTTCATCGGCGTGATCCCGGTCAGCAACCTCAACTGGGGGACCATCCTGTTCTGGGCGCAGCAGAACGGTGCCTTCCCGCGACTGTGGTGGTGGTACGTGCCGGCCGGGCTCTGCATCGCGATCATCGGCGTCGCGCTTTCGCTCATCAACTTCGGCATCGACGAGTACGTCAATCCGCGACTGCGGTCGGCCGGTGAGCGGGCCAGGGCGATGAAGAAGAAGGGGCTGAACGTGAACGACGCCGTCACGGCCGTCCGCAGCGTGCCCCTGCCGAAGAAGGCTCCCGATCCCGTATCGTCGGCGACTTCGCCGGGCGCTTCCGGCACCACCGACTCCGCGAACACCGCGACACCACACACGAACCAGAACACGAAGTGA